Within Cnuibacter physcomitrellae, the genomic segment CGGATGCGCCGCTCGAGCCCGCGCTCTGCACCGGCTTCGGGGTGGGCGTCGGAGTCGGCGTCTGCACCGCGTAGCCGTCGCGATCCACCTCGGGGACGGCGAGGCCGCCGGCGTCGTACGTCTGGTCGGCACCGCGCTCGGCCGCGTACTGGACCGCGTCGAAGCCGCCCGGCGCCGACAGGGAGGCGGCGGGGACGGAGGTGGCGATCGCGACGCCGAACACGAACGTCATCGCGATCACGCCGAGGACCGGCCCTCCGTACTTCACCGACCCATTCTGCGGTGGCGCCCGGCAGAGCACAACCGCGCCAGCCCGGACGCGCGCCGGGAGATGGCGGCGGGGCGACGAGCGCGCTGCCAGAATCGGTCCCATGGCACTCCCCATCGAGGACTACGCGATCATCGGCGACAGCCACACGGCGGCCCTCGTGGGCAAGGACGGCAGCATCGACTGGCTCTGCCTCCCCCGCTTCGACAGCGCCTCGGTGTTCGGCGCCCTGCTCGGCGACCCGGACCACGGCCGCTGGCTGCTCGCGCCCGACGGCGAGGTCGTCAGCACCAGCAGGAAGTACCTGGACGACACGTTCGTCCTCCTCACCCGGTGGCAGACGCCGACCGGTGAGGTTGAGGTGGTCGACCTCATGCCGTACGGCGGCTCGCTGCCGGACGTGATCCGCAGGGTGCGCGGCGTCAAGGGGACCGTGCGGATGCGCTCCGAGCTGAGGATGCGCTTCGACTACGCGAGCGCCCTCCCCTGGGTACGCCAGTCTCCGAAGCACGGGGGCAACGCGCTGATCGCCATCGCCGGCCCGGACGCGCTGATCGTCCGCGGCCCCGAGCTGGTCGCCCGCGACCATCGTCACGAGGCCGTCTTCGAGGTCTCGGAGGGCGAGCAGGTCGACAGCGTCATCACCTGGTTCCCGTCTCAGCGGCACGTCCCCGACGCCGTCGAGGTCGACAAGCGCATCGAGGACACACTGCACTGGTGGCGCGACTGGGTGGGCGAGTTCGAGACGCCCTACCGCGACCACGTGCGCCGGTCGCTCCTCGTCCTGCGCGCCCTCACGCACGCCGACACCGGCGGCATCGTGGCGGCGCCCACCACCAGCCTGCCGGAGCAGTTCGGGGGCCCGCGGAACTGGGACTACCGCTACGTCTGGATCCGCGACGCCTCGCTGACGCTCGCGGCGCTCATGCTCCACGGCTACGGCGAGGAGGCGCAGCACTGGCGCCGCTGGCTGCTGCGCGCCCTGGCGGGCGACCCGTCCGACATCCAGATCATGTACGGACTCGCGGGAGAGCGCCGTCTCCAGGAGTACGAGCTCGACAGCCTGCCCGGCTACCAGGGGGCGTCCCCCGTGCGCATCGGCAACGCGGCGTCGGACCAGTACCAGAGCGACATCTTCGGGGAGCTCATGGTCGCGCTCCGCGCCGCCCGCATCATCGGCGTCGAGGAGGACGAGTACAGCTGGCCGCTGCAGCGGGCGCTGATGGGCTATCTGGAGACCGTGTGGGACCGCCCCGACAACGGCATCTGGGAGATCCGCGGACCGGCCCGCCCGTTCACGCACTCGCGCGTGATGGTGTGGGCCGCGTTCGCCTGCGCCGTGGAGGCGGTGCGCGTCTACGGTCTCGACGGGCCTGTCGAACGCTGGGAGAAGCTGCGTGACGAGATCCGCGAGGAGGTCCTCACCCGGGGCTACGACCCGGAGCGGAACACGTTCGTCCAGCACTACGACACCAAGGAGGTCGACGCCTCCCTGCTGCTGCTCGGCCAGATCGGCTTCATCGCGCCCGACGACCCGAGGATGCTGGGCACGGTCGCCGCGATCGAGGCGGACCTCCTCCGCGACGGCCTCGTGATGCGGTACCGCACGGAGAGCGGGGTGGACGGACTCCCGGGCGATGAGAACCCCTTCCTCGCCTGCTCGTTCTGGCTGGTGCAGCAGTACGCCCACTCCGGCAGGCTCGAGGATGCGCGGGTGCTGATGGACCGGCTGGTCGGGCTGTCGAACGACCTCGGCCTGCTCTCCGAGGAGTACGACGTCGCCGGCGGACGCCAGGCGGGCAACTTCCCGCAGGCGTTCTCGCATCTCGCGCTCGTCCGCGCGGCCGACGCGATCGCGACGGCGACGGGCACGCGGCCCGCTCCTCAGAGCGGTCGGCTCGCGCCGGAGGCCTGAGCCGGCAGACGGCTCAGACGCCGAAGCGAGGGGCGGCGGGGTTAGCATCGAAGGGATGCAGCCACTCACCGAGTCGCAGATCCGGTCCTCGTTCGCCAACGAGGACGCCTTCGACCTCTCCAGGATGACCCTCCCCGGCCTCCACGAGATCCTCTGGGAGGAGCGCGAGTTCCTCGGCTGGCGCGACGCCCATGCCATCCACCGCGGGTACATCGTGTACTGGCGTGACGGCGAGCCCGTGGGCATCGTGCTCAAGGCCGCCGGCGCCCGGATGCGGCCGGGCATCGCGGCGATGTGCTCGTTCTGCCGCTCCCCGCTGCCAGGCGGGCAGGTCACGCTGTTCACCGCGCCCCGAGCCGGCCAGGCGGGCGTCGACGGGTCGACGATCGGGCAGTACATCTGCTCCGACCTCTCCTGCTCGCACCTCATCCGCCTCGTTCCGCCGCGCTCGGAGGTGAACCCGGATCCGCAGGCGATGGTCGCGATGCGCGCCGAGGGCCTCACCCACCGCCTGCGCTCGTTCACCGACGACGTGCTCCGCGCCTCCTGAGCGACAGCGGTTCACCGGCGGTTCACCCGCACGACCTACGCTGACGCGGAGGCGTCGCGAACGCGCGCGGGAGGAGTCCGGTGGGAGCGAGGTGGCGCGGCAGCTCGAGCAGCGAGCTCGCGCGGACCGCTCAGTGGTCCCACACCACGATCGTGCGCGACGAGCTGGCCCGCCGAGCATCCCGGGGCCGTCTCGACTACGCCGGACTGCTCGACGCCCTGGCCGCCGGTCCGGTCGACCTCGACCGCGGCAGCGGGGTCGCGCTGGCGGAGAGCGTCGAGCGGCAGGCCCGCGACGAGCGCGACCACCTCGCGGCGTCGCAGCTGTTCCGGTCCTCGGTCACCCGCGGCGAGGTCGTGCTGCTGGATCCCGAGGCGCAGTCGGCGATGATCTCCGCGCTCCTCGGCTCCGGGCACCATGACGACGCCGCGGGCATGCTGACCCTCCTCCACGGCGTGCCCGTCGAGGAGCTCCGACAGATCGCGGCCGACGTGCTGAACCCCTGGACTCGGCCGGACGGGGGCGACGACGCGCGCTGGCGAGCCGCGTTCTCGAGCGTCTTCACCGAGGCGGGCTACGACGCACCGGAGCTCGAGGGCGACGCGGGACGCCATCCGTTCGATCGGCTCCGCTCCCCGGAGCTGCCCTCGGTCTCGGGGCCGGACGACCCTCTGGTGTCGGTCGTCATGACGTGCCACCGGCCCGGCGTCGAGGCGTTCACGGCGGTCGCGTCGGTGCTCGCGCAGACCTGGCAGCGGCTCGAGCTGATCATCGTCGACGACGGATCCCCCGCGGACTACAAGCGGACCCTGGCCGCCCTCGGCCGGCTCGATCCCCGCATCCGCATCCTCCACCGGTCGACGAACGCGGGCACGTACACCTGCCGCAACCTCGCCCTGCGCGCGGCGCGGGGCGAGTTCGTGACGACCCACGACTCCGACGACTGGATGCATCCGCGACGCCTCGAGACGCAGGTGCGGCATCTGCAGCAGACGCCCGATGCGCCCTCGAACTCGACGCACGCCCTGCGGATCACCGACGAGCTGTCCTTCACACAGCCGCGCGGCTACCTCGTGCGGCTCTGCGAGCCGTCCCTGATGTTCCGCCGACGGCTCATCGCCGACCGTGTCGGCGCGTTCGACGCCGTGCGCAAGGGCGCCGACACCGAGTTCCGCCGCCGGATCGGCGCCGTGTTCGACCGGCCGTCCGACATCCTCCTCCCCGGGGTCCCGCTGACGCTCCAGCGCTGGCGGTCGGCCTCGCTCACCGGGGAGGAGATCGGGCCGCGCTGGCTGAGCCCGTCCCGGATCGCCTACGCCAGCGCATACGCGTCGTGGCATCGAGCGATCGCGGCGGGCACCGCCGACCCGCGCAGCGAGCGGACCTCGGCGGCACGTCCGTTCCCCGCGCCCGCAGACATCCTGAGCAGCGAGGTCGCCGAGATCGTCCCCCCGGTCCTCGACCCCCAGGTCGACCTCCTCTTCGTGGTCGACCTGGTCGAGCGCATCGGCGACGCGAGATCGTTCGACAGGCTCGCCCACCGCATCCGGCAGGAGGTGCGGTCCGGGAGGCGCGTGGGGGTGGCGCACGCGTGGAGCGCGGGGCCGGAGCCGCTGCTGCCCCTGCACTACGTGCCGGCGATGCAGGCGCTGTTCGACGACGGCGTCGCGACGCTCGTCCTCACCGGGGCCGAGGCGGGAGCGGGCGTGGCGTACGTGATCGACGCGGCGACCCTGCAGGATCCGGCGGATCAGCCCTGGCGGATCGGCCGGATCGTGCGCGCCCGCTCGATCCCGCGTCCGTTGCGTCTCTCGTCGTCGCCGGGCGTCGAGAGCAGGGCCGACGACAGGGTCAGCCCGCGGGCGCTGTACGCCGACCGGGGTGAGGCGGGCGAGCTCGAGGCCGTCGCCGCCGTCGTGGAGCGGCTGTGCTCCCGCTACCCCGACGTCGATCCGGGACGCGTGAGGGACCTCGTGACGGCGGAGCACGCCGCGCTCGCCGGCCACCGCATCCGCTCGTACGTGCCGCGGCTCGTCGAGCACCAGGCCTCGTCCGCGCTTCGCGCCGAGACCCGCGCCCCTCTCCCCGACCGCACGCTGCAGGCCCCGATGTGACGTCCCGCCCCTACGTGCGGGCCGACGACTTGCGGATATGACACTTGTGGCGACCTTCCGCCGCCCGAACCCGCCACGACTGTCAGATCCGACTCGCCCCGATGGGCGGGGACGGGCGGCGCCCAGCCGGATGTGGCACTTGTGGCGACCTTCCGCCGCCCGAACCCGCCACGACTGTCAGATCCGACTCGCCCCGACGGGCGGGGCGGGCGGCCTTCAGCCGAATGTGACACCTATGGCGATCTCCCGGCGGCTGAGCCCGCCACGACTGTCAGATCCACCGCACGAGAAGCGCGCGGCGAGCCCCGGAGGGGTCAGCCGTCGTTGACCGAGATGTCGTCCTCGTCGGTGGGGACGTCGTCGCCATCGGGCTCCGGCTCGTCGGCGACCGTGGGGTCGACGCCCGAGGGCGGAGCGTCGGTGGTGGGGCCATTGCCCACGATGCCCTCCCCGTCGGGGTAGCCGGCGTAGTCGGGGAACTCGTTCGGGTTCGTCATGCTCTTCCCTTCGTCGTGTCCCCGACCATACCCGGCCCTCCCGCGAGCGCCAGGTCCCGCGACGGTCACCCACGCCCGAGAACGACGAAGCCCCCCGGACCGAGTGATCCGGGGGGCTTCGTCGTGTTGTGACCCCAGCGGGATTTGAACCCGCGTTACCGCCGTGAGAGGGCGACGTCCTAGGCCGCTAAACGATGGGGCCGTTTTTGCAACCTGACGATTATAGGCAGGTTCCCGGGGCGAGTACAAATCGGCGGAGGCGCGTCACGCGAGCACCCTCAGGGCGCCCGGGTGGAGGGTCACGGTGAGCGGGAGCGGACCGAACGGCTCCCCGTCGGCGAAGGCGGTGATGCCCTCCGCGTCGAGCGTGACGACCCTCCCGCGGCGGAACTCGACGATGTCGAGCCCGGCATGCGTCCCGGAGAAGACCTTCGGGAACAGACGGAGGAAGCGGCCCCGGCTCACCGGCGCCACGACGAAGACGTCGAGCAGGCCGTCGTCGAGCGCGGCATCGGGGGCGATGCGCATCCCTCCGCCGATGCGACCGTTGTTGGCCACCGACAGGAGCACCGAGTCCACCTCCCAGGGCTCCCCGTCGATCGTGAGCCGATACCGGCGCGCCCGCAGCCGCACGAGCTCGGCCGCCAGGGCGATCACGTAGCGCGACGCACCCTTGGGGCGCCGCATGGCGTTCGCGCGCTCGTTGACCCGCGCGTCGAAGCCCGCGGACAGCGCGCCGGCGAACCAGCGATCCGGGCCGTCCAGGCCCGAGACCACGGCGGCATCCACGCGGCGCACCCCCGCGGGGCTCGCGAGCCTCTCGAGGAGCACGTCGGTCGCCGCCGCCGTGTCGGCGGGCAGACCGAGGCCGCTCGCGAAGTCGTTGCCGGTGCCGGCGGGCACGATGCCGAGGGGCACGTCGGTGCCGGCAACGAGGTCGACGCCGAGGTTCACCATGCCGTCTCCTCCCACGACCACGAACGCCGCCGTCGGCAGGCGGAGGGCGTCGCGGGCGACGCGCACGAGCCCGTCGAAGTCGGGGGCGCTCAGCGGGACGACGTCGTGGCCGGCCGCCTTCAGGGTGCCGACGACGGCGGGACCGACGTGCCGGGTCCGGCCGAAGGAGGCGTTCGGGTTGATCGCGACGACGATCCGCTTCGCTGGGGAACCCATGGGCCCTGATCCTCCCATACGACGGCGACCTCCCGCGCCGTTGCGCACACCGGGGCGCCGGGTGTTTGCTGAGTCGCGATGAGACTCACGAAGTTCGAACACGCCGCCCTCCAGCTCGAGCAGAACGGCCGTCGCCTGTTCATCGACCCGGGTGTCTTCACGACCCCGATCACCGAGGCGGCGAACGCCGTCGCCGTCGTGATCACGCACGAGCACCCGGATCACTGGACCCCGGACCAGCTCAAGCGCATCGTCGACGCCTCCCCCGACGTGACGATCTACGGACCGGCGGGCGTCGTGGCCGCGGCGAGCGACTTCCCCGTCGTCGAGGTGCGTCCCGGCGAGGTCGTCGACGCCGCACCGTTCTCGCTGCGGTTCTTCGGCGGCCGGCACGCGGTGATCCACACCTCGATCCCGGTCGTCGACAACGTGGGCGTGATCGTGAACGACTCGCTGTTCTACCCGGGCGACTCCTTCGCCGACCCCGCCGAGCAGGTCGACCTGCTCGCGGTCCCGGTCGGTGCGCCGTGGCTGAAGATCTCCGAGTCGATCGACTACGTGCTCGCCCTGAAGCCGAAGCGCGCGTTCGCCACACACGAGATGGTGCTGTCGGTCGCCGGCAAGCAGATGGGACACGACCGTCTACGCTGGGCGACGGAGCAGGCCGGCGGCGAGTACGTCGCGCTCGAGCCCGGCGACACCCTCGACGTTTGAGCGACCGCCTCAGCTCAGCACGGGGAACAGCGACGGCGGCTCCGAGCCGAACACGTCGCGGAGCGCGGCCCTGGCCGCGTTCCATCCCGACATCCCGTGAACGCCCGGGCCGGGCGCCGTGCTGGCCGAGCACAGGTACACCCCGTCGAGGGGTGTGCGGTAGGGATCGGGCGAGAGCCGCGGACGCTTGACCAGCTGCGTGAACGAGCTCGCCCCGGAGGCGATGTCGCCTCCGACGTAGTTCGCGTTGTAGAGCTGCAGAGCCGCCGCCGGGATGGCGGAGGAGGCGATGATCCGATCGCGGAACCCGGGGGCGGCGTCCTCGATCCGGTCGGCGACGGCCTCGGTCATGTCCCGCCCCGACCCGCGGGGGACGTGCGTGTAGGTCCAGACGGTCTGGTGCCCGTCCGGCGCGCGGCTCGGGTCGAACACGCTCGGCTGCGAGAGCAGGACGTACGGATGCTCGGGGTGCCGACCCGCGGCCACCTCCTTCTCCGAGGCCTGCAGCTGCGCCGCCGTCCCGCCGAGGTGGAGCGTCCCGGCGCGGGCGAGGTCCGGATCGCGCCACGGGATGGGTCCGTCCAGCACGAAGTCGACCTTCGACGCGGCGTCGCCATACCGGAAGCGGCGCAGCATGGCCTGGTATCGCGGGGGCAGCAGGTCTCCCGCGATCGAGGCCAGAGCCCGCGGCGTGACG encodes:
- a CDS encoding FBP domain-containing protein; this encodes MQPLTESQIRSSFANEDAFDLSRMTLPGLHEILWEEREFLGWRDAHAIHRGYIVYWRDGEPVGIVLKAAGARMRPGIAAMCSFCRSPLPGGQVTLFTAPRAGQAGVDGSTIGQYICSDLSCSHLIRLVPPRSEVNPDPQAMVAMRAEGLTHRLRSFTDDVLRAS
- a CDS encoding diacylglycerol/lipid kinase family protein, which codes for MGSPAKRIVVAINPNASFGRTRHVGPAVVGTLKAAGHDVVPLSAPDFDGLVRVARDALRLPTAAFVVVGGDGMVNLGVDLVAGTDVPLGIVPAGTGNDFASGLGLPADTAAATDVLLERLASPAGVRRVDAAVVSGLDGPDRWFAGALSAGFDARVNERANAMRRPKGASRYVIALAAELVRLRARRYRLTIDGEPWEVDSVLLSVANNGRIGGGMRIAPDAALDDGLLDVFVVAPVSRGRFLRLFPKVFSGTHAGLDIVEFRRGRVVTLDAEGITAFADGEPFGPLPLTVTLHPGALRVLA
- a CDS encoding glycoside hydrolase family 15 protein; this translates as MALPIEDYAIIGDSHTAALVGKDGSIDWLCLPRFDSASVFGALLGDPDHGRWLLAPDGEVVSTSRKYLDDTFVLLTRWQTPTGEVEVVDLMPYGGSLPDVIRRVRGVKGTVRMRSELRMRFDYASALPWVRQSPKHGGNALIAIAGPDALIVRGPELVARDHRHEAVFEVSEGEQVDSVITWFPSQRHVPDAVEVDKRIEDTLHWWRDWVGEFETPYRDHVRRSLLVLRALTHADTGGIVAAPTTSLPEQFGGPRNWDYRYVWIRDASLTLAALMLHGYGEEAQHWRRWLLRALAGDPSDIQIMYGLAGERRLQEYELDSLPGYQGASPVRIGNAASDQYQSDIFGELMVALRAARIIGVEEDEYSWPLQRALMGYLETVWDRPDNGIWEIRGPARPFTHSRVMVWAAFACAVEAVRVYGLDGPVERWEKLRDEIREEVLTRGYDPERNTFVQHYDTKEVDASLLLLGQIGFIAPDDPRMLGTVAAIEADLLRDGLVMRYRTESGVDGLPGDENPFLACSFWLVQQYAHSGRLEDARVLMDRLVGLSNDLGLLSEEYDVAGGRQAGNFPQAFSHLALVRAADAIATATGTRPAPQSGRLAPEA
- a CDS encoding glycosyltransferase family A protein produces the protein MGARWRGSSSSELARTAQWSHTTIVRDELARRASRGRLDYAGLLDALAAGPVDLDRGSGVALAESVERQARDERDHLAASQLFRSSVTRGEVVLLDPEAQSAMISALLGSGHHDDAAGMLTLLHGVPVEELRQIAADVLNPWTRPDGGDDARWRAAFSSVFTEAGYDAPELEGDAGRHPFDRLRSPELPSVSGPDDPLVSVVMTCHRPGVEAFTAVASVLAQTWQRLELIIVDDGSPADYKRTLAALGRLDPRIRILHRSTNAGTYTCRNLALRAARGEFVTTHDSDDWMHPRRLETQVRHLQQTPDAPSNSTHALRITDELSFTQPRGYLVRLCEPSLMFRRRLIADRVGAFDAVRKGADTEFRRRIGAVFDRPSDILLPGVPLTLQRWRSASLTGEEIGPRWLSPSRIAYASAYASWHRAIAAGTADPRSERTSAARPFPAPADILSSEVAEIVPPVLDPQVDLLFVVDLVERIGDARSFDRLAHRIRQEVRSGRRVGVAHAWSAGPEPLLPLHYVPAMQALFDDGVATLVLTGAEAGAGVAYVIDAATLQDPADQPWRIGRIVRARSIPRPLRLSSSPGVESRADDRVSPRALYADRGEAGELEAVAAVVERLCSRYPDVDPGRVRDLVTAEHAALAGHRIRSYVPRLVEHQASSALRAETRAPLPDRTLQAPM
- a CDS encoding MBL fold metallo-hydrolase, with the protein product MRLTKFEHAALQLEQNGRRLFIDPGVFTTPITEAANAVAVVITHEHPDHWTPDQLKRIVDASPDVTIYGPAGVVAAASDFPVVEVRPGEVVDAAPFSLRFFGGRHAVIHTSIPVVDNVGVIVNDSLFYPGDSFADPAEQVDLLAVPVGAPWLKISESIDYVLALKPKRAFATHEMVLSVAGKQMGHDRLRWATEQAGGEYVALEPGDTLDV